A part of Drosophila ananassae strain 14024-0371.13 chromosome 2R, ASM1763931v2, whole genome shotgun sequence genomic DNA contains:
- the LOC116655807 gene encoding carboxypeptidase B-like has product MGLSIFVITVFLGGAFAVPALVGPFYQTNDYYTYEEIGDYLDGLAWSYSNRVVLKEIGVSYENRTLRTITISNGDGRPGKNVIFIDAGFHAREWLAHTTALNIINELVVNYDKNKDLLDDYEWIILPLVNPDGYTYSRSDIERIDWRKNRKPSGNGCIGTDLNRNFEVGWGAGDASDDPCNFQLYRGEAPFTEPESQTIQRVLLELTANNRGKLYLSIHSYGAEILYPWSYAKETIKNYKEHLEIAEKAIQAISKTSRPSKYVARPGNAMYVAGGSSMDYAYKVGFPLSFVWELPGIRGNEEFKFYPPKYLIRELVRETWVGVRAMAKNVIKYYPTS; this is encoded by the exons ATGGGTCTATCCATCTTCGTGATCACTGTGTTCCTGGGCGGAGCCTTTGCTGTCCCAGCACTTGTTGGACCTTTCTATCAGACAAATGATTACTACACCTATGAAGAAATAGGGGATTACCTAGATGGATTAGCGTGGAGCTATAGCAACCGTGTGGTGCTGAAGGAAATCGGCGTATCCTATGAGAACAGGACCCTGAGAACCATAACTATCAGTAATGGAGACGGACGACCCGGAAAGAATGTAATCTTTATAGATGCCGGCTTCCATGCCAGAGAATGGTTAGCCCACACCACCGCCTTAAATATTATCAACGAGTTGGTTGTGAACTATGATAAGAACAAGGACTTGCTAGATGACTATGAATGGATTATCCTGCCGCTGGTCAACCCAGATGGGTATACATATTCACGCTCAGATATAGAGAGAATAGACTGGCGCAAAAATAGAAAACCAAGTGGAAACGGCTGCATTGGCACTGATCTGAATAGAAATTTCGAGGTCGGTTGGGGTGCTGGAGATGCTTCCGACGATCCATGTAACTTTCAATTATATCGAGGTGAAGCCCCTTTTACCGAGCCAGAATCTCAGACGATTCAAAGAGTTCTACTCGAACTGACAGCCAACAACCGTGGAAAACTATACCTTTCCATTCACTCTTACGGTGCAGAAATTCTTTACCCATGGAGCTATGCTAA AgaaactattaaaaactataagGAACATTTGGAAATTGCCGAAAAAGCTATTCAAGCCATATCCAAGACCAGCCGACCTTCAAAATACGTTGCGAGACCCGGAAATGCTATGTATGTTGCTGGTGGCTCCTCAATGGACTATGCCTACAAAGTCGGATTTCCCTTGTCATTTGTTTGGGAGCTACCAGGGATTAGAGGAAATGAGGAATTCAAATTTTATCCACCCAAATATCTAATAAGGGAGCTGGTTAGAGAAACCTGGGTTGGTGTTCGCGCCATGGCAAAAAATGTGATCAAATACTATCCAACATCTTAA